The following are from one region of the Heterodontus francisci isolate sHetFra1 chromosome 34, sHetFra1.hap1, whole genome shotgun sequence genome:
- the LOC137349355 gene encoding zinc finger protein 235-like, translating to MEAKSVEKPYTCSVCGRGFSRSAGLSVHKCSNAGEKLWKCGDREKELNYTSELETHRHSQTEERPFICTECGKGFTQSSSLLAHQRVHTGERPFTCTECGKGFTHSSSLLVHQRVHTGERPFTCTECGKGFTQSSSLLAHQRIHTGERPFTCTECGKGYINLCALRTHQRVHTGERPFTCTECGKGFTQLSSLHAHQRVHTGERPFTCSECGKRFSQSWNLLTHQRIHTGERPFTCSHCGKGFTTTSKLVKHKRVHTGERPFTCSECGKGFADSTTRLIHQRVHTGERPFTCSVCGKRFTQSSHLVSHQFIHIGERSYICSVCRKGFTRPSYLLRHQRVHR from the coding sequence atggaagcaaaaagtgtggagaaaccgtacacgtgttctgtgtgtggacgaggcttcagccgATCAGCTGGCCTGTCGGTACACAAGTGTAGTAACGCTGGGGAAaagctgtggaaatgtggggaccgtgagaaagaattaaattacacgtctgagctggaaactcatcgacacagtcaaactgaggagaggccgttcatctgcactgagtgtgggaagggatttactcagtcatcctccctactcgcacaccaacgagttcacactggggagaggccattcacctgcactgagtgtggaaagggattcactcattcatcctcCCTACTtgtacaccaacgagttcacactggggagaggccattcacctgcactgagtgtgggaagggattcactcagtcatcctccctacttgcacaccagcgaattcacactggggagaggccattcacctgcactgagtgtgggaagggatacaTTAATTTATGCGCCCTGCgaacacaccaacgagttcacactggggagaggccattcacctgcactgagtgtgggaagggattcactcagttatcctccCTACacgcacaccaacgagttcacactggggagaggccgttcacctgctctgagtgtgggaagagattctctcagtcatggaacctgttgacacaccagcgaattcacactggggagaggccattcacctgctctcattgtgggaagggattcactactacaTCCAAGCTGGTGAAACACAAGCGAGTacacactggtgagaggccattcacctgctctgagtgtgggaagggatttgctgattcaactactcggctgatacaccagcgagttcacactggggagcggccattcacctgctccgtatgtgggaagagatttactcagtcatcccacctggtgtCGCACCAGTTCATTCACATTGGGGAGAGGTCATACATCTGCTCCGTGtgcaggaagggattcactcggccatcctatctgctgagacaccagcgagttcacagataa
- the LOC137348823 gene encoding gastrula zinc finger protein XlCGF8.2DB-like translates to MGFKKCLKHGRQCCEAERIREGFPKLNALAAEGTATSDGRLGNLTTQQHIHTGERPFTCNEYGKGFNHLSVLLTHQHIHTGERPFTCNEYGKGFTQLSALLTHQHTHTGERPFTCTECEKGFNHLSVLLTHQRVHTGERPVTCFECGKEFTTSPHLLKHQQVHTRKRPFTCSDQGKEHPASSHVLTHQRVHK, encoded by the exons atgggttttaagaagtgtctgaagCACGGAAGGCAATGTTgcgaggcggagaggattagggagggatttccaaagcttaacgccttggcagctgaaggcacggcgaccagtgatgga CGATTAGGCAACCTCACTACACAACagcacattcacactggggagaggccattcacctgcaatgAATATGGGAAGGGATTCAATCATTTATCcgtcctgctgacacaccagcacattcacactggggagaggccattcacctgcaacgaatatgggaagggattcactcagttatccgccctgctgacacaccagcacactcacactggggagaggccattcacctgcacagaATGTGAGAAGGGATTCAATCATTTATCcgtcctgctgacacaccagcgagttcacactggagagaggccagtcACCTGCTTcgagtgtgggaaggaattcactacttcaccccacctgctgaaacaccagcaagttcacacaaggaagaggccattcacttgctctgACCAGGGGAAGGAACATCCTGCTTCATCCCatgtgctgacacaccagcgagttcacaagtaa